One stretch of Pseudomonas fragi DNA includes these proteins:
- a CDS encoding fimbrial protein has translation MNGGLKTAMASIALLAVSVSSAQAAGTGTITFDGEILEAACSIEPGSVDQTIPLGQVASAQLATGGITNPVFFNIQLTGCTFATTGSAPAKTVTATFTGAASTDVTGALAITGTANGAGIMLRTGSGAPITLGTATAAQSLLDGDNTLLFSAHMKGKATGTITPGQFNAVTNFALAYQ, from the coding sequence ATGAACGGTGGACTAAAAACAGCGATGGCATCCATTGCCTTGCTGGCGGTTTCTGTATCGAGTGCTCAGGCGGCGGGAACCGGGACGATCACATTTGACGGGGAAATACTGGAGGCGGCCTGCTCCATCGAGCCTGGCAGTGTCGACCAGACCATCCCCTTGGGCCAGGTTGCCAGCGCGCAACTGGCAACGGGTGGTATCACCAACCCGGTATTCTTCAATATCCAGCTCACCGGCTGTACCTTCGCCACGACCGGATCTGCGCCGGCCAAGACGGTAACGGCCACGTTTACCGGAGCGGCCTCCACTGATGTAACCGGTGCACTGGCCATAACCGGTACAGCCAATGGTGCGGGCATCATGCTGCGCACCGGCAGCGGCGCGCCGATAACACTGGGCACCGCAACCGCTGCACAATCGCTTCTGGATGGTGACAACACCCTGCTGTTTTCCGCCCATATGAAAGGCAAAGCCACCGGCACCATCACGCCGGGTCAGTTCAATGCCGTCACCAACTTCGCCCTGGCCTATCAATAA
- a CDS encoding fimbrial protein, producing the protein MISTLATVFGGCAFIVWLGPIAVARDNQGSGSITLNGQILESACALDANSAYQVIELDPLPMGQLIRLGESAPRTFTLRLVKCLLTRPDPSRPDSYLPDWQHVRVTFDGLPDMGGRFFAAGGTAQGLALRITDMQGQDSKPGVPMALTPLTGEDQELRYVLQLVGNGRPMAVGSHRAAVRFRLEYF; encoded by the coding sequence ATGATCTCAACGTTGGCGACTGTCTTTGGTGGGTGCGCGTTTATTGTCTGGCTTGGTCCGATAGCTGTTGCCCGGGACAACCAAGGTAGCGGGAGTATCACACTTAACGGGCAAATTCTTGAGTCTGCCTGTGCGCTGGATGCAAACAGTGCTTATCAGGTGATTGAACTGGACCCTCTGCCGATGGGGCAACTTATTCGGTTGGGCGAAAGTGCTCCGCGCACATTCACTTTGCGTCTGGTCAAGTGCTTGTTGACCCGTCCCGATCCTTCTCGCCCGGACAGTTACTTGCCCGACTGGCAGCACGTCAGGGTGACGTTTGATGGCCTGCCGGATATGGGCGGGCGGTTTTTTGCCGCCGGGGGGACTGCCCAGGGGCTGGCCCTGCGCATTACCGATATGCAGGGCCAGGACAGCAAACCCGGAGTGCCTATGGCGCTGACGCCGTTGACCGGGGAGGACCAGGAGCTGCGCTATGTCCTGCAACTCGTCGGCAATGGTCGCCCAATGGCTGTTGGCTCGCACCGCGCTGCGGTGCGGTTCCGGCTGGAGTATTTCTAA
- a CDS encoding outer membrane usher protein translates to MHWLFTSRPLSGANLILRSGFLGGLMSISSAVVVADDIQFNTDILDLSDRGNIDLSQFSRSGFILPGTYAMQVQINTQLLAEQRIAFYPPDDDVKGSQACLAPALVSQLGLKEGREAELAWWKAGECLDIRSLPGMEVSGDLSTSTLYISLPQAYLEYNALNWDPPARWDEGVPGVLMDYNLTAQSISQKDSPRRTNLTGNGTFGANAGPWRLRADWQGRIDDEQMNREQRLEWSRFYLYRALPSIRARMTLGENYLYSDLFDSFRFTGVALNSDDNQLPPNLRGYAPEVVGVARTNAKVVISQQGRVLYEALVAAGPFRIRDLNDAVTGTLDVRVEEQDGSVTTFTVESASIPYLTRPGTVRFKLAGGRPSALHDGGQGRAFGTGEFSWGVSNGWSLYGGALSDNNYNALSLGAGRDLLAFGAMSLDVTRASATLQDKGFAGNSYRLSYSKSFDKYDSQVTFAGYRFSEKNYMSMSEYLNARHYGGPVGGSKSLYVATFNKQFRDAGLSAYLHYSNQSYWDRPTSERWSLSLARYFNMGAVKNISLSLNLFHNQERNQYSGTNNNNNGLFLTLSLPLGRSGTLTNSASSSYGKHSYSTRFSDRLGVRNNYQLSAGKNTVSGYLNHAGDHADLSVSAAMQPDNSTSLSLSARGGGTLTAYGGAGHRTAGTGGTRLLVDTLGVANVPVRGYGSPTRTNAFGKAVIPDVSSFMRTAASVDLDNLPANIEATESVTQLTLTEGAIGYRTLQVISGHKAMALLRLPDGSSPPFGATVKNDKQQETGIVNDGGSVYLGGIQAGGRMVVSWGGAERCTLLMPASLPADGLASALDLPCQPGMPPLTDTENQTP, encoded by the coding sequence ATGCATTGGTTGTTTACATCGCGCCCGCTGTCTGGCGCCAACCTGATCTTGCGCAGTGGTTTTTTGGGTGGATTGATGTCGATAAGCAGCGCCGTTGTGGTTGCCGATGACATCCAGTTCAACACTGACATTCTCGACCTGAGCGATCGCGGCAATATCGACTTGTCACAGTTTTCCCGCAGCGGCTTCATCTTGCCGGGTACCTACGCGATGCAGGTGCAGATCAACACCCAGTTGCTGGCCGAGCAACGCATCGCTTTTTATCCGCCCGACGATGACGTCAAAGGCAGCCAGGCTTGCCTGGCGCCCGCTCTGGTCAGTCAGCTTGGCCTGAAGGAGGGTCGGGAAGCAGAACTCGCCTGGTGGAAGGCCGGCGAATGCCTGGATATTCGCAGCCTGCCGGGCATGGAGGTCAGTGGCGATTTAAGTACCTCCACCCTCTATATCTCTCTGCCCCAGGCCTACCTTGAATACAACGCCTTGAACTGGGACCCTCCAGCCCGCTGGGATGAAGGCGTGCCGGGCGTGCTGATGGATTACAACCTGACCGCGCAGTCCATCAGCCAGAAAGACAGCCCGCGGCGCACCAACCTGACCGGCAACGGCACGTTCGGTGCCAATGCCGGGCCGTGGCGGTTGCGCGCCGACTGGCAGGGCCGTATCGATGACGAGCAGATGAACCGCGAGCAGCGCCTGGAGTGGAGCCGTTTCTATCTCTACCGGGCATTGCCGTCAATTCGCGCACGCATGACTCTGGGTGAGAACTACCTGTATTCGGACCTGTTCGACAGCTTCCGCTTTACCGGTGTTGCACTCAACTCCGATGACAACCAGTTGCCTCCCAACCTGCGTGGCTATGCGCCGGAAGTGGTTGGTGTTGCCAGGACCAATGCCAAGGTGGTGATCAGCCAGCAAGGCCGCGTGCTCTATGAAGCATTGGTGGCGGCGGGGCCGTTTCGCATTCGCGACCTCAATGACGCCGTTACCGGCACCCTGGATGTTCGGGTTGAAGAGCAGGATGGCAGCGTGACGACCTTTACCGTCGAATCGGCGAGCATTCCCTACCTCACACGGCCCGGCACCGTGCGCTTCAAACTGGCCGGCGGGCGACCGTCCGCGCTGCATGATGGCGGGCAGGGCAGAGCCTTTGGCACGGGTGAGTTTTCCTGGGGGGTCAGCAACGGCTGGTCGCTGTATGGTGGCGCGCTCAGTGACAACAACTACAACGCGCTGTCACTGGGAGCCGGGCGCGACCTGCTGGCCTTTGGCGCGATGTCACTGGACGTTACCCGGGCCAGCGCCACGCTGCAGGACAAGGGCTTTGCAGGTAACTCATATCGCCTGAGCTATTCGAAAAGTTTCGATAAATACGACAGTCAGGTCACCTTTGCCGGCTACCGCTTTTCCGAAAAAAACTACATGAGCATGAGCGAGTACCTCAACGCACGCCATTACGGCGGCCCTGTGGGGGGCAGCAAGTCACTGTATGTCGCGACGTTCAACAAGCAGTTTCGCGATGCCGGGCTTAGCGCTTACCTCCACTACAGCAACCAGTCCTACTGGGATCGCCCGACCTCCGAGCGCTGGAGCCTTTCACTGGCCCGCTACTTCAATATGGGCGCGGTCAAAAACATCAGTCTCTCGCTGAACCTGTTTCACAATCAGGAGCGCAACCAGTACAGCGGTACGAACAACAACAATAACGGCCTGTTCCTGACCCTCAGCCTGCCGCTGGGGCGCTCGGGGACATTGACTAACAGTGCCAGCAGCTCCTATGGCAAGCACAGCTATTCCACGCGATTCAGCGATCGTCTGGGTGTGCGCAACAACTATCAGCTGTCGGCAGGCAAGAACACGGTCAGCGGCTATTTGAACCATGCCGGCGATCACGCCGACCTTTCCGTCAGTGCCGCAATGCAGCCAGACAACTCCACCAGCCTGAGCCTGTCCGCCCGTGGTGGCGGCACGCTGACGGCCTACGGCGGTGCCGGGCATCGAACTGCCGGCACCGGCGGTACCCGGCTGCTGGTCGACACCTTGGGTGTGGCCAACGTGCCAGTACGCGGTTATGGCTCACCAACGCGTACCAATGCGTTCGGCAAGGCCGTGATCCCGGATGTCTCGAGCTTTATGCGCACTGCAGCCAGTGTCGATCTGGACAACCTGCCGGCGAATATCGAGGCAACCGAGTCTGTGACCCAGTTGACCCTGACCGAAGGTGCCATCGGCTACCGCACGCTGCAGGTCATCAGCGGCCACAAGGCGATGGCTCTGTTACGCCTGCCCGATGGCAGCTCCCCGCCGTTCGGGGCCACGGTAAAGAACGACAAACAGCAGGAAACGGGCATCGTCAATGACGGTGGCAGTGTCTACCTGGGCGGCATCCAGGCTGGCGGGCGGATGGTTGTCAGTTGGGGCGGTGCCGAGCGCTGCACCCTGCTGATGCCTGCCAGCTTGCCGGCTGACGGGCTGGCCAGTGCCCTGGACCTGCCTTGCCAGCCAGGCATGCCTCCCCTTACCGACACGGAGAACCAGACCCCATGA
- a CDS encoding fimbria/pilus periplasmic chaperone — translation MTLDVRVTPLMLVAFMLGLQDYAHAAIGLDRTRVVFDGSKEAVSLNITNNNTQLPYLAQGWIEDEQGNKITTPLVVLPPVQRLEPGKRSQIKVQALPAVKALPQDRETVYYFNLREIPPRSEKANSLQIALQTRIKLFYRPASIVPGQQEQADPWQQQLTLTREGEHYLVNNPTPYYVTLIDARRTKADQTAADFEPLMVAPNTSSTLGPTVAALGTTPVLTYVNDYGGRPTLLFKCSGNTCQVDVKASQANE, via the coding sequence ATGACCCTTGATGTTCGCGTTACGCCCTTGATGCTGGTCGCTTTTATGCTGGGCCTGCAGGATTACGCCCATGCAGCCATCGGCCTTGATCGCACCCGTGTGGTGTTTGATGGCAGCAAGGAAGCGGTGAGCCTCAATATCACCAACAACAATACCCAATTGCCGTATCTGGCCCAGGGCTGGATTGAAGACGAGCAGGGCAACAAGATCACCACCCCGTTGGTCGTGCTGCCACCGGTTCAACGGCTGGAGCCGGGTAAACGCAGCCAGATCAAGGTGCAGGCCCTGCCGGCCGTCAAGGCGCTGCCCCAGGACAGGGAGACGGTTTATTACTTCAACCTGCGGGAAATCCCGCCCCGCAGTGAAAAAGCCAACAGCCTGCAAATTGCACTGCAGACCCGCATCAAGCTATTTTATCGACCGGCTTCCATCGTCCCGGGCCAGCAGGAACAGGCTGATCCCTGGCAGCAACAACTGACCCTGACCCGTGAAGGCGAGCACTACCTGGTCAACAACCCAACCCCGTACTACGTCACGCTGATCGATGCCCGGCGCACGAAGGCCGATCAGACAGCGGCGGATTTCGAGCCGCTGATGGTCGCCCCCAACACTTCCTCGACGCTGGGGCCAACCGTCGCGGCTTTGGGTACGACCCCGGTATTGACCTATGTGAATGATTACGGCGGGCGTCCGACCCTGCTTTTCAAGTGCAGTGGCAATACCTGCCAGGTGGACGTCAAGGCGTCCCAGGCCAATGAGTGA